The Clostridia bacterium DNA segment GTTTGGGGGGCGACATTAGGCGCTACCACCTCAAGCATTTCATATTTAATTTTCAAACGATTGTTTTAATTATCGTTGTCGCAGTTTAAGGCAGAATCATTATTGGAGGTGATTTTAATGCCAAAGGAATTTAAAGCAGGGTGTGAGCGACCGAAAAGTAGTGTTGTGGCTACGGCGAACACCGAGGAACAAGTATTGCCATTGGAAGTCAAAAAGGAGGCACAGTCTATGATTAAGGTAGGTAAACCGGCTCCGGATTTTTCCGCTCCGGCGTTTTATCAAGGTAAATTTGTCAATGTAGAACTTTCGGAATACAAAGGTAAATGGGTGTTGCTCTGCTTCTATCCTGGGGATTTTACTTTTGTCTGAGCAACTGAAGTATCAGCAGTTGCTGACAAGTATGATACTTTCAAATCTTTGGGTGTAGAGGTATTATCTGTTTCAGTGGATTCTCATTTTGTCCATAAAATGTGGAATGACCAAGAATTATCGAAGATGATAAACAAAGATATTCCATTCCCGATGCTTTCTGACCAAAATGGAGCGATTGGCTCTTTGTATGGTATCTATGATGAAGACGCGGGCGTGGAAACTCGAGGAAGATTCCTCATTGACCCCGATGGCAATGTACAAGCATTTGAAGTTCTCACACCTCCAGTAGGACGAAATGTGGCTGAGGCCATTCGTCAAATTAAGGCATTTCAGTTGGTTCGTGCATCCAAAGGAACAG contains these protein-coding regions:
- a CDS encoding redoxin domain-containing protein, whose product is MWNDQELSKMINKDIPFPMLSDQNGAIGSLYGIYDEDAGVETRGRFLIDPDGNVQAFEVLTPPVGRNVAEAIRQIKAFQLVRASKGTEATPSGWTPGKKVLKPNIDLVGNVWKAWDVKEAFED
- a CDS encoding redoxin domain-containing protein, translating into MPKEFKAGCERPKSSVVATANTEEQVLPLEVKKEAQSMIKVGKPAPDFSAPAFYQGKFVNVELSEYKGKWVLLCFYPGDFTFV